In Dryobates pubescens isolate bDryPub1 chromosome 31, bDryPub1.pri, whole genome shotgun sequence, one DNA window encodes the following:
- the APC2 gene encoding adenomatous polyposis coli protein 2 isoform X3, producing the protein MSGSIASYDQLVRQVEALKKENSHLRRELEDNSNHLSKLENETSDMKEVLKHLQGKLEQEARVMVSSGQTEVLDQLKALQMDITSLYNLKFAPEVVRGAEDSPAPAPPPHRDGTGDLGRATLRMLEELDRERCFLLGEIEKEEKEKVWYYAQLQSLATRLDELPHVETFSMQMDLIRQQLQFEAQHIRSLMEERFGTADEMVQRAQIRASRLEQIDKELMEAQDKVQQPEPQLCGKVPGMEGDGSLDPPTHPDEGGSSLGSSKVEVVFWLLSMLATRDKEDLSRTLLAMSSSQESCLAMRKSGCLPLLIQILHDSDGEPGPPESPSGAKDARMRANAALHNIVFSQPDEGQAKKEMRVLHVLEQIRSYSETCWDWLQMQSREAGRGPEGGAAPVPIEPQICQATCAIMKLSFDEEYRRAMNELGGLQAVAELLQVDYEMHRMTNDPLNLALRRYAGMALTNLTFGDVVNKATLCARRGCMEAIVAQLGSDSEELHQVVSSILRNLSWRADINSKKVLREVGSVAGLMRCALHAGKESTLKSVLSALWNLSAHSTDNKAAICAVEGALGFLVSTLTYKCQSNSLAIIESGGGILRNVSSLIATREDYRQVLRDHNCLQTLLQHLRSHSLTIVSNACGTLWNLSARSPRDQELLWDLGAVSMLRNLIHSKHKMIAMGSAAALRNLLANRPPKYKDAAAVVSPGSCMPSLYVRKQKALEAELDAKHLAEAFDTMEKQSLKGQGAKKPPRHAESLVKDYASDSGCFDDDEVPNISTGLETASASVLSMFLSSSFLQGQALPRALAQRRCPEPEKEGGGAKPGEPKRLPADDDVSLAAEKLANKISSTVAKIDKLVEDISTMHTSSDDSFSLSSEDHCLDWQYGPEEGHEARAQSCSPCRLSEAGGFAKRESLSRAHTLLRLKAASTSLSNDSLNSGSTSDGYCTKEHMKPCTRAAFLDYREELQRYQKRPSRLDLKGILGSKLERVEPPVPKGRDQAEPEKPEQPDVPERAKKTVTFPSPKALEKEPEWKKETGGKPSSDSQIHTIKLSPSYQHVPLLESLAKSGAAAATGHQPSLLGRKQAWLPPALLQTAETLSKIPEKLPAHPPAAAEQESVQKYSVEDTPICFSRCSSLSSLSSADNVLDGQSHSENDLDSDSSLEILEMEEGEAEDEDERQEKEKVDPDPAMLAGISQPITIPFPKREKIFLRESSPSRQEDLTPSSSSENYIQETPLVMSRCSSVSSLGSFESPSIASSIQSDPCSEMISGTISPSELPDSPGQTMPPSRSKTPLFELGCQPEKETSQFNIQWENNVKKFMEITDFKERFQLPQDLDSMVYFTVEKPNENFSCASSLSALPLHEHYVQKDVELKLMPTFPEKNSLNFVAHEKREERREERHPEGRRRAERPERPEPPDNDNDDDDDIEILKECISSAMPSRFRKVKTSLLSGQVLHPQTKKPLHLPVYMLVPAQAPPGGPRHLRAAAPRDPFRDDDSFTDSADGTPVNFSSAASLSDETLRYPPAEEAEPLRGLAEGHRQLGSAGTIPARRAASGGSAPARLSSACKGKAASSRGPSGEGKRGQQPTKSGPKLELEVGRPPSGACGRKDAPQEDEVAFQSLCHTTPTEEAVYCFYEQDSDELPEVGRQGTGSRAQPGRAPRRERWGGSIPRREPEPGPRPAKSKPQNNLIADETPPCYSLSSSMSSLSDANLSDGKERGQPCGKAPRPRSATVSLGKGGSPSSPSLPSLNSEDDLLQKCIGSAMPKRRRPSARRRLPERKQKPSGAGGRERKAEARHRPTEDTGSDRGSDLDSVEWQAIQEGANSIVTWLHQAAASLSREPSSESDSILSFMSGLSVGSTLQLSLGRQEKQRASSAGGRDAARRERSKSRPERKEAPGARPAGRGSTRAERSPAPTKPVPNLPVVFRGRTVIYMPNLPKDAPSPRGTPKKSSAAKPEASPAKNLSLSQQRSRSLHRLGKPPETGDLALPKRSTTPPARIGKGPPSSGSSRTSTPSQHAPKKLPSPSQATKQSPTAVSKAGSSPSPPGPPARAPAPKSPALKQSKTQKSPVRIPFMQKPSRKVLPGRGTMPVLEEQVDASKAGGSGPGGPGGGGRLNLVRMSSTRSSGSDSDRSGFLRQLTFIKESSSLLLRHRSELGPGQPSTSSLPRRTSPQRSRAALPAVFLCSSRCEELKAAKPAAPNPRPLVTRAQAGGRVSAGVKPPRRTSSESPSRLPVKTSTAAPEPFKRYSSSPNISVARRTGSPSSVLSARSEASAQRQRQQPEAVPDGQPAKPPVVMMKGTWRRIRDEDIPHILKSTLPSSALPLAGTGEEEEEPADEEEEEERPGTPRKTSDAVVQTEDFSSAKTNSSTSPTLESREGPPHPRAACDGEALAPPKATLPISFGHEVPTGTFPSSRHGSPSRAARVTPFNYVPSPMVTAVADTVVEKIQA; encoded by the exons ATGTCCGGCTCCATCGCCTCGTACGACCAACTGGTGCGGCAGGTGGAGGCGCTGAAGAAGGAGAACAGCCACCTCCGGCGGGAGCTGGAGGACAACTCCAACCACCTCTCCAAGCTGGAGAATGAGACCTCGGATATGAAG GAAGTCCTAAAGCACCTccagggcaagctggagcaggaggcgaGGGTGATGGTGTCCTCGGGGCAGACGGAGGTCCTAGACCAGCTGAAAG CCCTGCAGATGGACATCACCAGCCTCTACAACCTCAAGTTTGCCCCGGAGGTTGTGCGTGGTGCTGaggacagcccagccccagcaccaccgcCCCACAGGGACGGCACCGGGGACCTGGGCAGAGCCACTCTGCGcatgctggaggagctggaccGGGAGAG gtgCTTCTTGCTGGGTGAGAtcgagaaggaggagaaggagaaggtctGGTACtatgcccagctgcagagcctggccacGCGCCTGGACGAGCTGCCCCACGTCGAGACG TTCTCCATGCAGATGGATCTGATccggcagcagctgcagttcgAGGCACAGCACATCCGCTCGCTGATGGAGGAGCGCTTCGGCACCGCCGACGAGATGGTGCAGCGGGCACAG atCCGTGCATCCCGGCTGGAGCAGATCGACAAGGAGCTGATGGAGGCGCAGGACAAGGTGCAGCAGCCGGAGCCGCAG ctctgtgggaagGTGCCTGGCATGGAGGGAGATGGCAGCCTGGACCCCCCAACCCACCCAGATGaagggggcagcagcctgggcagcagcaag gtgGAGGTGGTCTTCTGGCTGCTGTCCATGCTGGCCACGCGGGACAAGGAGGACCTGTCGCGCACGCTGCTGGCCATGTCCAGCTcgcaggagagctgcctggccaTGCGCAAGTccggctgcctgcccctgctcatCCAGATCCTGCACGACTCGGACGGGGAGCCGGGGCCCCCCGAGAGCCCCTCGGGCGCCAAGGACGCCCGCATGCGCGCCAACGCCGCCCTCCACAACATCGTCTTCTCCCAGCCCGACGAGGGCCAGGCCAAGAAGGAGATGAGGGTGCTGCacgtgctggagcagatccgcTCCTACTCGGAGACCTgctgggactggctgcagatgcagagcagggaggctggcagAGGCCCCGAGGGCGGCGCGG CACCGGTGCCCATCGAGCCCCAGATCTGCCAGGCCACCTGTGCCATCATGAAGCTCTCCTTCGACGAGGAGTACCGGCGGGCCATGAACGAGCTGG GTGGGCTGCAGGccgtggcagagctgctgcaggtggacTATGAGATGCACAGGATGACCAATGACCCCCTGAACCTGGCGCTGCGGCGCTACGCCGGCATGGCCCTCACCAACCTCACCTTCGGCGACGTGGTCAACAAG GCAACGCTGTGCGCCCGCCGGGGCTGCATGGAGGCCATCGTGGCTCAGCTGGGCTCCGACAGCGAGGAGCTGCaccag GTGGTCTCCAGCATCCTGAGGAACCTCTCCTGGCGAGCTGACATCAACAGCAAGAAGGTGCTGCGGGAGGTGGGCAGCGTGGCCGGGCTGATGCGGTGCGCCCTGCACGCTGGCAAG GAGTCGACGCTGAAGAGCGTCCTGAGCGCGCTGTGGAACCTGTCGGCACACAGCACGGACAACAAAGCAGCCATCTGCGCTGTGGAGGGAGCCTTGGGCTTCCTGGTCAGCACCCTCACCTACAAGTGCCAGAGCAACTCCCTGGCCATCATTGAGAGCGGAGGTGGCATCCTCAGGAACGTCTCCAGCCTCATCGCCACGCGTGAGGACTACAG GCAGGTGCTGCGGGACCACAACTGCCTGCAGacgctgctgcagcacctgcgCTCGCACAGCCTCACCATCGTCAGCAACGCCTGCGGCACCCTCTGGAACCTGTCCGCCCGCAGCCCCCGcgaccaggagctgctgtgggaccTGGGGGCCGTCAGCATGCTGCGGAACCTCATCCACTCCAAGCACAAGATGATCGCCATGGGCAGCGCCGCCGCCCTCCGCAACCTCCTGGCCAACCGCCCCCCCAAGTACAAGGACGCCGCCGCCGTGGTCTCGCCGGGCTCCTGCATGCCCTCCCTCTACGTGCGCAAGCAGAAGGCCCTGGAGGCCGAGCTGGATGCCAAGCACCTGGCCGAGGCCTTCGACACCATGGAGAAGCAGAGCCTGAAGGGCCAGGGCGCCAAGAAGCCGCCACGGCACGCGGAGAGCCTGGTGAAGGACTACGCCTCCGACTCCGGCTGCTTCGACGACGACGAGGTGCCCAACATCTCCACCGGCCTGGAGACGGCCAGCGCCTCCGTCCTCTCCAtgttcctcagctcctccttcctccagggGCAGGCCCTGCCGCGGGCGCTGGCGCAGAGGCGATGCCCGGAGCCGGAGAAGGAGGGCGGCGGCGCCAAGCCGGGCGAGCCCAAGAGGCTGCCGGCGGACGACGACGTCTCGCTGGCCGCCGAGAAGCTGGCCAACAAGATCTCCAGCACGGTGGCCAAGATCGACAAGCTGGTGGAGGACATCTCCACCATGCACACGTCCTCGGACGACAGCTTCAGCCTCAGCTCGGAGGACCACTGCCTGGACTGGCAGTACGGCCCCGAGGAGGGGCACGAGGCGCGCGCCCAGTCCTGCTCGCCCTGCCGCCTGTCGGAGGCCGGCGGCTTCGCCAAGCGGGAGAGCCTGAGCCGGGCGCacaccctgctgaggctgaaggCGGCCTCCACCAGCCTGTCCAACGACAGCCTCAACAGTGGCAGCACCAGCGACGGCTACTGCACCAAGGAGCACATGAAGCCTTGCACCAGGGCGGCCTTCCTCGACTACCGCGAGGAGCTGCAGCGCTACCAGAAGCGGCCCAGCCGGCTCGACctcaagggcatcctgggcagCAAGCTGGAGAGGGTCGAACCCCCTGTGCCCAAGGGCAGGGACCAGGCCGAGCCGGAGAAGCCAGAGCAGCCGGACGTGCCCGAGAGGGCCAAGAAGACAGTGACCTTCCCCAGTCCCAAGGCACTGGAGAAGGAGCCCGAGTGGAAGAAGGAGACGGGCGGCAAACCCTCCTCCGACTCCCAGATCCACACCATCAAACTCTCCCCGTCCTACCAGCACGTCCCACTGCTCGAGAGCCTGGCCAAGAGCGGCGCTGCCGCTGCCACCGGccaccagccctccctgctgggcaggaAGCAAGCCTGGCTCCCCCCTGCGCTGCTGCAGACGGCCGAGACCCTGAGCAAGATCCCCGAGAAGCTGCCTGCCCACCCTCCGGCCGCGGCGGAGCAGGAGTCGGTGCAGAAGTACTCGGTGGAGGACACCCCCATCTGCTTCTCCAGGTGcagttccctctcctccctctcctcggCAGACAACGTTTTGGACGGGCAGAGCCACAGCGAGAACGACCTGGACAGCGACTCCTCCCTGGAGATCCTGGAGAtggaggaaggggaagcagaAGACGAGGatgagaggcaggagaaggagaaggtggaTCCGGATCCAGCCATGCTGGCCGGGATTTCCCAGCCCATCACCATCCCCTTCCCGAAGCGGGAGAAGATTTTCCTGCGGGAGTCGTCGCCGTCGCGACAGGAGGACCTGACCCCCTCCAGCTCCTCGGAGAACTACATCCAGGAGACCCCTCTGGTGATGAGCCGCTGCAGCTCCgtcagctctctgggcagcttcgaGAGCCCCTCCATCGCCAGCTCCATCCAGAGCGACCCCTGCAGCGAGATGATCAGCGGCACCATCAGTCCCAGCGAGCTGCCCGACAGCCCCGGGCAAACCATGCCGCCCAGCCGCAGCAAGACGCCCCTCTTCGAGCTGGGCTGTCAGCCGGAGAAGGAGACCAGCCAGTTCAACATCCAGTGGGAGAACAACGTCAAGAAGTTCATGGAGATCACCGACTTCAAGGAGCGcttccagctgccccaggaccTGGACTCCATGGTCTACTTCACGGTGGAGAAACCCAACGAGAACTTCTCCTGCGCCTCCAGCCTCAGCGCCCTGCCCCTCCACGAGCACTACGTGCAGAAGGACGTGGAGCTGAAGCTGATGCCCACCTTCCCCGAGAAGAACAGCCTGAACTTCGTGGCCCACGAGAAGCGGGAGGAGCGGCGGGAGGAGCGGCACCCGGAGGGCCGGCGGCGGGCGGAGCGCCCCGAGCGCCCCGAGCCCCCCGACAACGACAACGACGACGACGACGATATCGAGATCCTGAAGGAGTGCATCAGCTCCGCCATGCCCTCCCGCTTCCGCAAGGTGAAGACCTCCCTTCTCTccggccaggtcctgcaccccCAGACCAAGAAGCCTCTGCACCTCCCTGTCTACATGCTGGTGCCGGCCCAGGCGCCCCCCGGCGGCCCCAGGCACCTGCGTGCCGCCGCCCCCCGCGACCCCTTCAGGGACGACGACTCCTTCACCGACTCGGCCGACGGGACCCCGGTCAACTTCTCCAGCGCTGCCTCGCTGAGCGACGAGACCCTGCGCTACCCACCCGCCGAGGAGGCCGAGCCCCTCCGCGGCCTGGCCGAGGGGCACCGTCAGCTGGGCAGcgctggcaccatcccagccaggagagctgcctcTGGCGGCTCGGCGCCCGCCCGCCTGAGCTCAGCCTGCAAGGGCAAAGCGGCGTCCAGCCGTGGCCCAAGTGGGGAGGGAAAGCGAGGCCAGCAGCCCACAAAGAGCGGTcccaagctggagctggaggtgggaaggcCCCCCAGTGGTGCCTGTGGAAGGAAGGATGCTCCCCAGGAGGACGAGGTGGCCTTCCAGTCCCTCTGCCACACCACGCCGACGGAGGAAGCTGTCTACTGCTTCTACGAGCAGGACTCGGACGAGCTGCCCGAGGTGGGCAGGCAAGGgactggcagcagagctcagcctggccgGGCACCCAGGAGGGAGCGCTGGGGTGGTTCGATCCCCCGGAGAGAGCCCGAGCCAGGCCCCCGGCCAGCTAAGAGCAAGCCACAGAACAACCTCATCGCCGACGAGACTCCGCCGTGCtactccctcagctcctccatgAGCTCCCTGAGCGATGCGAACCTCTCCGACGGCAAGGAGCGGGGCCAGCCCTGCGGCAAAGCCCCCCGGCCGCGCTCAGCCACGGTGTCGCTGGGGAAGGgaggctcccccagctcccccagcctccccagcctcaacTCGGAGGATGACCTGCTGCAGAAGTGCATCGGCTCGGCCATGCCCAAGCGCCGGCGGCCCTCGGCTCGCCGCAGGCTGCCGGAGCGCAAGCAGAAGCCTTCCGGTGCCGGCGGGAGGGAGCGGAAGGCTGAGGCGCGGCACCGTCCCACTGAGGACACCGGCTCCGACCGGGGCTCGGACCTGGACAGCGTGGAGTGGCAAGCCATCCAGGAGGGTGCCAACTCCATCGTCACCTGGCTGCACCAGGCCGCTGCCTCCCTCTCACGGGAGCCTTCCTCCGAGTCCGACTCCATCCTCTCCTTCATGTCGGGGCTCTCGGTGGGCTCCacgctgcagctgtccctgggcaggcaggagaagcagcgAGCCAGCAGCGCGGGCGGCCGGGATGCGGCCAGGAGGGAGCGCAGCAAGAGCCGcccagagaggaaggaggcgccGGGTGCCCGTCCTGCCGGCCGAGGAAGCACCAGGGCAGAGCGCAGCCCAGCGCCCACCAAGCCAGTGCCCAACCTGCCCGTGGTCTTCCGTGGCAGGACTGTCATCTACATGCCCAACCTGCCCAAGGATGCCCCCAGCCCGAGGGGCACCCCAAAGAAAAGCTCCGCGGCCAAGCCTGAGGCGTCACCGGCCAAGAACCTCTCCCTGAGTCAGCAGCGTTCGCGAAGCCTGCACCGGCTGGGCAAACCCCCCGAAACCGGGGACCTGGCACTGCCCAAGAGGAGCACGACACCCCCCGCCCGCATCGGCAAAGGACCTCCCTCCTCGGGCTCCTCCCGCACCTCCACTCCCTCCCAGCATGCTCCCAAGAAGCTGCCGTCGCCCTCCCAGGCCACCAAGCAGAGTCCCACGGCCGTGAGCAAGGCGGGCAGCTCACCCTCGCCGCCGGGACCCCCGGccagagccccagcccccaAATCCCCTGCACTCAAGCAGTCCAAGACTCAGAAGTCGCCCGTCCGCATCCCCTTCATGCAGAAGCCCAGCAGGAAGGTGCTGCCAGGCCGGGGCACCATGCCcgtgctggaggagcaggtggATGCTAGCAAGGCAGGGGGCAGCGGgccgggggggccggggggcggcgggcggcTGAACCTGGTGCGGATGTCGTCCACCCGTTCCAGCGGGAGCGATTCAGATCGCTCTGGCTTCTTACGCCAGCTCACCTTCATCAAGGAatcctccagcctgctgctgcggCACCGCTCCGAGCTCGGCCCGGGGCAGCCTTCGACCTCCTCCCTGCCTCGCCGCACGTCCCCGCAGCGCAGCCGAGCAGCCCTCCCGGCCgtcttcctctgctcctcccgCTGCGAGGAGCTCAAGGCGGCCAAGCCGGCAGCCCCCAACCCACGGCCCCTCGTCACCAGAGCCCAAGCCGGCGGCAGAGTCTCCGCCGGGGTCAAGCCGCCGCGGAGGACCAGCTCCGAGAGCCCGTCCCGGCTGCCGGTGAAGACCAGCACGGCTGCACCGGAGCCCTTCAAGAGGTACTCGTCCTCGCCCAACATCAGCGTGGCGCGGAGGACCGGCAGCCCTTCCTCCGTCCTCTCCGCCCGCTCCGAGGCTTCGGCGCAgcggcagaggcagcagcccgAGGCGGTCCCCGACGGGCAGCCGGCGAAGCCGCCGGTGGTGATGATGAAGGGCACATGGCGCAGGATTCGGGACGAGGACATCCCCCACATCCTCAAGAGCACGCTGCCCTCCTCCGCCCTGCCGCTGGCGGGCACcggtgaggaggaagaggagccggcggacgaggaggaggaggaggagcgcCCCGGCACCCCCAGGAAGACCAGCGACGCCGTGGTGCAGACCGAGGACTTCTCCAGCGCCAAGAccaactccagcacctctcccaCGCTGGAGAGCCGGGAGGGACCCCCACACCCCCGCGCTGCCTGCGATGGCGAAGCTCTGGCCCCCCCCAAGGCCACCCTGCCCATCTCCTTCGGCCACGAGGTACCCACGGggaccttccccagcagccGGCACGGCTCCCCGAGCAGAGCTGCCCGTGTCACCCCCTTCAACTACGTCCCCAGCCCCATGGTGACAGCGGTGGCTGACACGGTGGTGGAGAAAATCCAGGcttga